In one Solanum lycopersicum chromosome 11, SLM_r2.1 genomic region, the following are encoded:
- the LOC138339463 gene encoding uncharacterized protein encodes MREAKVEEFIKLKQGSMKVREYSLKFVKLSSRDEMSSLFTGINRHLEEEYRSAMLHDNIDLSRLMVHVQLVEDSRKKRGRIKAPRGGRPEHKKVNGGEMQCPKKNCAKYGRAHNGECRHGINACFGCGSTFFFVTPLLALTFEILPNVLHDPIVVSTPLQENVRTDRVYKERPIVVGDKTMCANLVKLLMHDFDVILGMDWLHSCYACLDYHSRVVRFRFPNEEQFLWKGYNSSLPNPLISNLKAYKMMSKGLQCHLLSDNDLDHEIPSIDLVPIVNEFLDVFPEDLSGVPPL; translated from the exons ATGAGGGaagccaaggttgaggagttcatcaagcTTAAACAAGGATCTATGAAAGTCAGGGAGTACTCCCTGAAATTTGTTAAGCTATCAAG TAGAGATGAGATGAGCAGTCTCTTCACAGGAATAAATAGACACCTGGAGGAGGAGTATCGGtctgcgatgctccatgataatatAGACCTTTCCAGGTTAATGGTGCACGTCCAGTTGGTAGAGGACAGTCGCAAGAAGAGAGGG AGGATTAAAGCACCTAGAGGAGGAAGACCTGAGCACAAGAAGGtcaatggaggtgagatgcagtGTCCTAAGAAGAACTGTGCTAAATATGGCCGAGCTCACAACGGAGAGTGCAGACATGGCATTAATGCCTGCTTTGGCTGCG GGTCTACGTTtttctttgtaactcctttgctTGCTCTAACTTTTGAGATTTTGCCTAAtgttctgcatgatcctattGTGGTTAGTACACCATTACaagaaaatgtaagaactgatagagtatacaaggaACGCCCAATAGTTGTAGGTGATAAGACTATGTGTGCGAACTTGGTTAAGTTActcatgcatgattttgatgttattcttggcatggattGGCTTCACAGTTGTTATGCTTGCTTGGACTATCATAGTAGAGTAGTGAGATttcgtttccctaatgaagaacAGTTTCTCTGGAAGGGGTACAATTCGAGTCTTCCTAATCCCTTGATCTCAAATCTTAAGGCCTATAAAATGATGTCTAAGGGGTTACAATGTCATCTTTTGAGTgataatgatttagatcatgaaattCCATCCATAGACTTAGTGCCTATAGTGAATGAGTtcttagatgtgtttcctgaagatTTGTCAGGAGTCCCTCCCCTTTGA